One genomic segment of Lampris incognitus isolate fLamInc1 chromosome 2, fLamInc1.hap2, whole genome shotgun sequence includes these proteins:
- the LOC130108329 gene encoding uncharacterized protein LOC130108329 isoform X1, whose translation MSKVVLFTERSVAVVCLIQLLLVHVATQGLTDIQADCSEDFSLLCQGVQGRDIRSITWYKFINQTRHGIIRKIGNKMQAFDFSRTANITEDYSLLLSSVKPEDSGTYECAIGANVGGINVNFRVNLIVSDCVTVTSATETSRVTHTEPFSPMPVNEVPLIRCITGYLVVALSKIALFFITIVVCRTMCSRLSRRKRQDKWHS comes from the exons ATGTCCAAGGTGGTATTGTTCACTGAG CGAAGCGTGGCGGTGGTCTGCTTAATTCAGCTGCTGCTGGTTCATGTGGCAACCCAGGGTCTCACAGACATCCAGGCAGACTGCAGTGAGGACTTCTCTCTGCTCTGTCAGGGCGTCCAAGGCAGAGACATCCGCTCCATAACATGGTACAAG TTCATCAACCAGACTAGGCACGGCATTATCAGGAAAATTGGGAACAAGATGCAGGCCTTTGACTTTTCCCGTACAGCCAACATTACAGAAGACTACAGTCTGTTGCTCAGTAGCGTAAAGCCTGAAGACTCGGGGACCTATGAGTGCGCCATCGGGGCAAATGTAGGAGGTATAAATGTGAACTTCAGAGTCAACCTGATTGTTTCAG ATTGTGTTACTGTGACTTCAGCGACAGAAACGTCACGTGTTACTCACACGGAGCCATTCTCCCCCATGCCCGTGAACGAGGTTCCTCTCATACGGTGCATTACAGGCTACTTGGTGGTAGCCCTTTCCAAAATTGCTCTATTTTTCATCACCATTGTG GTTTGTCGGACCATGTGCAGCAGACTGTCTAGAAGAAAGCGACAAGACAAGTGGCACAGCTGA
- the LOC130108329 gene encoding uncharacterized protein LOC130108329 isoform X2 has product MSKVVLFTERSVAVVCLIQLLLVHVATQGLTDIQADCSEDFSLLCQGVQGRDIRSITWYKFINQTRHGIIRKIGNKMQAFDFSRTANITEDYSLLLSSVKPEDSGTYECAIGANVGGINVNFRVNLIVSDCVTVTSATETSRVTHTEPFSPMPVNEVPLIRFVGPCAADCLEESDKTSGTADYKRPCC; this is encoded by the exons ATGTCCAAGGTGGTATTGTTCACTGAG CGAAGCGTGGCGGTGGTCTGCTTAATTCAGCTGCTGCTGGTTCATGTGGCAACCCAGGGTCTCACAGACATCCAGGCAGACTGCAGTGAGGACTTCTCTCTGCTCTGTCAGGGCGTCCAAGGCAGAGACATCCGCTCCATAACATGGTACAAG TTCATCAACCAGACTAGGCACGGCATTATCAGGAAAATTGGGAACAAGATGCAGGCCTTTGACTTTTCCCGTACAGCCAACATTACAGAAGACTACAGTCTGTTGCTCAGTAGCGTAAAGCCTGAAGACTCGGGGACCTATGAGTGCGCCATCGGGGCAAATGTAGGAGGTATAAATGTGAACTTCAGAGTCAACCTGATTGTTTCAG ATTGTGTTACTGTGACTTCAGCGACAGAAACGTCACGTGTTACTCACACGGAGCCATTCTCCCCCATGCCCGTGAACGAGGTTCCTCTCATACG GTTTGTCGGACCATGTGCAGCAGACTGTCTAGAAGAAAGCGACAAGACAAGTGGCACAGCTGATTACAAGAGACCCTGTTGCTGA